From the Patescibacteria group bacterium genome, one window contains:
- a CDS encoding peptidoglycan DD-metalloendopeptidase family protein gives MLFRSRVSIAARRERIQKLKQQHPSSPRRRLAIQVCTLASSVLLAPFFLPGGAVAELAEADYGGGGPLAIDSPTFMLDTLAMTEDGFLIKNAGQSAEVDNSGLSDPIKYTIESGDVLSSIARRFGVSMDTIIWENNISNPQQLKPGTELSILPVSGVMHEVKAGDTLAAVAKKYGVEADKISKQNSLADGTELVAGAKIIVPGGKKIIAAPPASKRNYIASAPGTYASYRAPASVDGAIIVANGAQDKDGAWMIKPTNGNYSQYFKSGHWAVDIADRGKPPIHAAADGTVVKSQCGWNGGYGCVIVIDHGDGFQTLYAHLSELAVSAGDSVKQSQKIGTMGNTGRVYGATGIHLHFEVVDNGTKRNPLAFY, from the coding sequence ATGTTGTTTCGATCGAGAGTAAGCATCGCTGCCCGCCGGGAAAGAATCCAGAAACTCAAACAGCAGCACCCGAGTTCACCACGACGCCGACTCGCCATCCAGGTCTGCACACTCGCCAGCTCCGTTCTGCTCGCACCATTCTTCTTGCCAGGTGGCGCAGTCGCTGAATTGGCTGAAGCGGATTATGGAGGTGGCGGACCACTGGCGATTGATTCGCCGACATTCATGCTCGATACACTGGCGATGACGGAAGATGGATTTCTCATCAAAAATGCCGGTCAAAGTGCGGAGGTCGATAATTCCGGGCTGAGTGATCCGATCAAATACACCATCGAGAGTGGCGATGTACTATCGTCGATTGCACGCCGTTTCGGTGTTTCGATGGACACCATCATTTGGGAAAATAACATTTCCAATCCACAACAGCTGAAACCGGGCACGGAGCTTTCGATTTTGCCGGTTTCGGGAGTCATGCATGAGGTGAAAGCAGGTGATACGCTCGCCGCGGTCGCGAAAAAGTACGGCGTCGAGGCGGACAAGATTTCCAAGCAAAACAGCTTGGCTGATGGCACCGAATTAGTCGCAGGCGCAAAAATTATCGTTCCGGGTGGTAAGAAAATTATCGCTGCGCCACCAGCGTCGAAACGCAATTACATTGCTTCTGCTCCGGGAACCTACGCGAGCTACCGCGCGCCGGCTTCGGTCGACGGTGCCATCATCGTCGCGAATGGAGCGCAAGACAAAGACGGGGCGTGGATGATCAAGCCGACGAATGGCAATTATTCCCAGTATTTCAAAAGCGGGCACTGGGCGGTCGACATCGCTGACCGTGGCAAGCCGCCGATTCACGCTGCTGCCGACGGTACAGTCGTGAAGTCGCAGTGCGGTTGGAATGGTGGTTACGGTTGCGTGATTGTCATCGACCACGGTGATGGCTTCCAAACTTTGTACGCGCATCTCTCGGAATTGGCTGTGTCGGCTGGAGATTCCGTCAAGCAGAGCCAGAAGATTGGCACGATGGGCAACACCGGTCGCGTCTACGGTGCGACTGGTATCCACCTGCACTTCGAGGTCGTGGACAACGGCACCAAGAGAAATCCGCTCGCTTTCTACTAG